The following is a genomic window from Vicinamibacteria bacterium.
CTCTGGATGGAGACGTTGCGATTGCCGCGCTTCCGCAATGTCACTGGACCGACGGCGGGCTACTCGACCTCGTGGCGATCTCGGACGCCTGCCGCGCGCAGGGTGTGGCGCTGTCGCTCGACGTCACCCAGTCTGCCGGCGCGTACCCCATCGACGTTTCGCGAATCGCGCCCGACTTCCTCACCGCGGCAACCTACAAGTGGCTCATGGGGCCGTACTCGCTCGGCTTGCTCTATGTCTCCGAGCGATGGCAGCGGGAGGGAACTTCCCTCGAGCACAATTGGATCCACCGGGCAAACGCGGAGAATTTCGCTCGACTCGTCGACTACCGAGACGACTTTCAGCCAGGCGCGCGTCGTTTCGACGTGGGCGAGCGTTCGAACTTTGCCCTTGTACCGGCCGCCGAAGCGGGGTTGCGCCGCATTTTGAGCTGGGGGGTCCGGAACCTCGCGGAAACAATCGGTGCGCTCACCGACGAGATCGCCGAAAGGTCGATGGCTCTCGGTCTTTCGGCGTTGCCGCGGGACAAACGAGCGCCGCATTATCTCGCGCTTCAGACGAAAGGGAAGCCGCCGGCGGATTTTCTCCCCAGACTCGCGGAGCAGAAGGTCTTCGTGAGCGTCCGGGGCTCGTCCATCCGCGTGACGCCTCACGTCTACAACGACGGCCGCGACGTCGACCGCTTCATCGGGGCACTCGAAGCTTCTTTCTAGCGATTTGCCCCCGCCTGATGGCCGCGCCTATCATACGCCATCCCGATGAAGGTCTACCTCGACACCGTCCGAGAGGTCCTCGAGACGGGAACACGAAAGGAGAACCGCACCGGGGTCGACACGATCTCCACCTTCAACATCAACTACGAGGTCGATCTGGCGGGCGGCTTTCCCCTTCTCACCACGAAGGCTATTTCCTGGAAGAACATCGTCATCGAGAACCTCTGGTTCCTCTCGGGTGTCCCCGACATCGGGCTGCTGCGTCGGCACGGCTGCAAGTTCTGGGATCCCTGGGTGGACGAGTCGGATCGCGTTCCAAGCGCCTACGGAAATCTCTGGCGACACTTCCCCGTCCACGAGAATGGAGAAGCGACTTTCAACGACCAGATCGCCTGGGTGCTGAAAGAGCTGAAACGCCACCCGATGTCGCGTCGTCTCGTCGTGAGTGCCTGGGCCCCCGGCAACGCGCAGACGAGCGCCCTCCCGCCCTGTCATTGCCTGTTCGTGCTGAACGTCCAGAACGATTCCGGAGGGACACCCCGTTTGAATCTTCATTTGACCCAGCGAAGCTGCGACGTCGCGCTCGGCATTCCCTACAACATCGCCGGTTACAGCCTGCTCCTGGAGCTCTTCTCGCACTTCGTGGGCCTGCGCCCGGGCCTATTCGGGCACACTCTCATCGATGCGCACATCTACACGGCGAAGCCGGATGGATCCATGTCGGAATACGACCACGTGCCTGGGCTCCGGGAACAGCTCACCCGCGCGCCAAGGACTCTGCCGCGCCTGCGAATCTCACCGGATCTTCGTTCGCTCGATGACATCGAGGCGTTGCTCTCCGAAGATACGGAAACGGTGCTCTCCGCTTTCGAGCTCCTAGGCTACGAGCCCCATCCGGCGATCCCTTTCAAGGTGGCGGTTTGACGCGGGGCATCATCGCCGCCGTATCTCCTGAAGGTATCATCGGCGTTGGGGGCCGCATTCCGTGGCACTACTCGGCCGACCTCAGGCGATTCAAGCGCCTGACGATGGGCACAACCGTCGTGATGGGCCGCCTGACCTGGGAGTCCCTCCCTCGGAAACCTCTCGCCGGGCGGCGCAACGTCGTGATCACCTCGCGGGACATCGAGGGCGTGGAGTGCTTTCCCACCTTGGCCGAAGCCGTCGACGCCTGCGAGGGCGACGTGTGGTTCATCGGCGGCGCTCGCATCTACGATGAGGCGATGTGTTACGCCGACGTCATCGACCTGGCGCTGGTCCCCGACCGCATCGAGGCGAAGGACGCCGTCTATTTCCCCGACATCGACCCGGCCGTGTGGGAAGCCGGTCCGATCGAGAGCGACCCCAACGATCCGCGGCTGAAGCACCGCATCTATAGGAAGAAAAGGAGAGACAAGGTGACCGAGTCGAGAAGACACGAATTCGTTTCCGCGCCCGAGCTTCCGAAACCTGTGGGACCCTATTCACCGGCGGTGAGGTTGGGCGACCTCGTGTTCGTATCGGGCCAGGGAGGCGTCGATCCGGTGACGGGAAAGCTCGGCGACGGAGTCGAAGCGCAGACGGAGCAGGTCTTCGAGAACATCGAGGCGATCTTGAAGGCGGCGGGCTCGAGCCTCCAAAACGTCGTCCGCTGCGGCGTGTTTCTCGCCGACATCACCGAGTTCTCGAGGATGAACGCGGTCTATGAAAGAATGATGGCGGGCAATCGTCCCGCTCGCACGACCATTCAAGCCGCCGCCCTTCCGTTGGGACTTCTCGTCGAGATCGACGTAATCGCCTATCGTTCGACGGGAGCGTGACGGCGGACGCCGGATGAGCCCGGCGTAGGCTAGAATCTTCGACGGGAGATGCATTTCATGAGCAGGTTGACCCGAAGTCTCACGGCCGTTTCCGCCACCATTTTCACACTCACGTTCTTCACCCAGTTCCTTCTGGCAGGAAATGCCCCCGAGCGAGCGCGTCACGGCATGGTGATTTCACAGAATCATCTCGCGTCGCAGGTCGGAATCGACGTGCTGAAGGCGGGTGGCAACGCGATCGACGCCGCCGTGGCGACGGCCTTCGCGCTCGCGGTCACTCATCCGACCGCGGGCAACATCGGAGGGGGAGGCTTTCTCGTCTATCGTCCGGCCGTGGGTGAGCCCGAAGCCTACGATTTCCGGGAAGTGGCTCCGGCGAAAGCGAGTCCCACCATGTGGCTCGACGAGCGCGGTGAGTACAGTTACGAGCAGCACCATCTGAGCTATCTCTCGGTCGGGGTCCCGGGGACGGTGGCGGGCTTGCACCTCGCGTGGAAGGAGCGGGGGAGCCTTCCATGGGAACGGCTCCTCGAGCCTTCCATCCGTCTCGCTCGCGACGGGTTCCCCGTTACCGATGCGCTGGCGCGATCCCTGGAGCGTGCGCTCGAGCGCATGCGCCAGTACCCCGCTTCCGTCGCCCAGTTCTCGAAGAACGGCCGTCCGTACGAGCTCGGGGATACATTGAAGCAGGCCGATCTCTCCGAGACGCTGATCCGGATCTCGGAAAATGGATCCGCGGGATTCTACGAGGGCAAGACCGCCGAGCTCATCGAGAAGGACATGATGGCAAACGGGGGTCTCATAACCAGAGAGGATTTGAAGTCTTACCAGGCCAAGCGGCGGGAGCCGGTTCGCGGTACGTACCGCGGCTACCAGATCATCTCCATGCCGCCGCCGAGCTCGGGAGGCATCGTTCTCGTGGAGATGTTGAACATCCTGGAAGGCTATGACTTGAGAGGTGAAGGATTCGGCGCGGCTCGAAACCTCCATCGGATGGCGGAAGCGATGCGGCGGGCTTACTCCGATCGGGCGCGATATCTAGGCGACCCCGATTTCAACCGTTCCATCCCCGTCGAGCGACTGACGTCGAAAGACTACGCCGCCGAGCTACGCCAGACGATTCGACTCGACCAGGCATCGTCGTCGTCGCCCGAGAGCTTCGTTTGGTCTTCGGAAAGCCCGGAGACGACCCACTTTTCCATCGTCGATGCCGAGCGAAACGCCGTGGCCGTCACTTATACTCTCGAGTACGGTTACGGGTCCGGCATCGTCGTCGCGGGAGCCGGGTTTCTTCTCAACAACGAGATGGGTGATTTCAACGCCGGCCCGGGTCTCACCGATGCGAACGGGCTCATCGGCACCGAGCCCAACCTCGCCGCTCCGGGAAAACGGATGCTCTCGAGCATGACCCCAACGATCGTTGCCAAGGACGGCGAGCTCTTCATGGTGACCGGAAGCCCCGGTGGCAGGACCATCATCAATACCGTGCTCCAGACGATCCTCAACGTGGTGGATCACGACATGAACGCCCAGGAGGCGGTCGACGCTGGTCGCATTCACCACCAATGGCTGCCCGACCGTCTCAACTATGAGCGATACGGCTTCTCCCCCGACACGCTTCGCATCCTGAACTGGCTCGGACACGAGCTTCGCGAAAACGATTCCCAAGGAGTAGCTCAGGTGATAGTCGTAAATCGCGAGGACGGGATGCTCGAAGGCGGGCTCGATCGAAGAGCTGCCGATGGCGGGGCAGCCATCTACTGAAAGGCAGTCGTCCGCGATCATCGCGTCCGGTCTGATAGCTCGAACCATTTGACCGGATGACCGGCTTGAGATAAGGTGTGCGTCTTCGAGAAAACTCGTAATGGGACGAGGGCGCGTGAAAATCGCGTTCGGAGCTGGTTGCGCGAGGATTGATGCGCGCCATGAAAGGCAGGAAACCAATGAAGGATTTCGTAAGGAAGACTGGCATTCTCTGGCCGGTGTTGGCTCTCGTCGCGGTGGTGTCTCTACCGCAAGGCGTCGGAGCTCAGATTTTCGGCTCCGACCCCGAAGGCCTCAAGATGACCGACAGCCTCATCAAGAAGGCCGAAGATGTGATCAAGGAAGCCGTAACCGCCCGAGGGGAGATCGAGAAGACCCTGGGTTCCTACAATGCGCTCTTCGAGAAGACCGATTCCAAGGAAATTCGTGACTCCTACAAGGGGATCGAAAAGGGGATCGAGCGAAGCGAAAAGCAGCGGGAAGAAGTTCGCAAGAAGGTGGACGAGATGAAAGTCGAGGCCGAAGCCTACTTCGCGAGCTGGAGCCAGAGCATCGAGCAGATCACGAGCGAGAATCTGCGCAAGCGCAGCGAGGAGCGGATGGTCGAGACGCGAAAGCATTTCGACGGTGTGTTGAACGCGGTCGAGCAGGCTCGCGGAGAATACGAGCCTTTCATCACGAGCCTCAAGGACCAGTGGACCTACCTCGGCCACGATCTGAATCCGAGCGGGATCGCGAGCCTCAAGCCGGACGCGGAGAAATTGAACGAACGGGGAACAACCCTGTTCAAGAAGATCGACGACGGCATGAAGAAGGCGGGCGAGTACATCGACTCGCTGCGCTCGGCCAGGACCACCACGTCCTGACGACGTTTCTCGAGCGAGCGCGCTCCGGCTCGGAGTCGGAGTCGCGCTCGACGAGAACGATTCCTTCCGCTAGGAATCCGTGGCCAGCTTCTTCAGCCTCTGGAACTCCGTCGACGTCATGATGTCGCGACCTACCGCGCCCACGTCGACGCCACTCGCGAGCCAGTAGCCGTAGATAAACCGTCCGATCGGGTCGGCGGGCCGTCCCAGGAGGAGTCGGTACACCGTATCGACTCGCGCCACGTTGACGGCATCCTCGAGAATGTGCCTCACCTCGCCGATATCGCAGACTCCGAAATCAGCCGCGGTGTCGAGGAGTTGCTGGTGCTCGGACGCATGGGGCGCCCGCCCGAGCTCGGCCTCGAGTAGACGGAAAGCGTCTCGCTCGTCGAGCGCGGTCTCGCAGGTCAGGGCGGGGCGGGTCCTCTTGGACACTTCTTGCATATCGAGCCGATGGAGCTCCTCGAGCTTTTCCGCCACGAGCAACCTGTACTCCGCGATGCGCGAGCTGGACAGCGCTGCGAGCGAATGGTACTGCCAGGTCAGCGCCGAGCCGAGGGCGGCGGCGAGAACGAAAGAAACCAGGTAGATCGCCAGCACCTGGGTCTTCAAACGTGTGAACACTCTCTCCCCGATCACGATCTCGAGGGTTTGCTGATTCCTTTCTTCCTGGCTCATGGTGGCTCCTGACTGACTCGCGGCGTGCGTCCCATCCTACCGTACCCCTCCCGGATGGTGGCGTGCGGTTTCGCCGTCGACGAGATTCCTCCACGCCGATACCGCGTCGCGAGCTCTTCGTAGAGTGCCTCGAGAGCCGACACGGTCGTTCCCAGAGAATATCTCGCGCGCACCCGCCGTTCCGCCATCAGTCCCCTTTCTTGTAGGGCTTCGGGATTACGGAGCGCGTCGAGGATGGCAGAGGCCAGGGCGGCGTCGTCCCTCGGCTCGACGGGCAGGGTCGCGGGATTCAAGTCGGCGATGGCGCCCACCCGTGTACCCGCGGTCGTCCGTCGGCAAGCGGCGGCCTCGAGGACCACGAGACCCTGCGTCTCGTACAACGAGCTCATGACGAGCAGATCCGAAGAGCGGTAGAAATCGGGGAGCGCGTCGTGTGCCACCGACCCATGAAAAGAAACTCTCTTCGCCACACCCAGCTCGGATGC
Proteins encoded in this region:
- a CDS encoding aminotransferase class V-fold PLP-dependent enzyme; its protein translation is MSDDAMKIPCQRHLFEIPDDVTYLNCAYMSPLMREVRDAGIEGLERKARPWTISAEDFFTGSDALRSAFAELVNARADDVAIIPAASYGVSTAARSLPLSAGHSVLVVEDQFPSNIYPWRERAREVGARVHTIARPADGDWTRAVLGALDGDVAIAALPQCHWTDGGLLDLVAISDACRAQGVALSLDVTQSAGAYPIDVSRIAPDFLTAATYKWLMGPYSLGLLYVSERWQREGTSLEHNWIHRANAENFARLVDYRDDFQPGARRFDVGERSNFALVPAAEAGLRRILSWGVRNLAETIGALTDEIAERSMALGLSALPRDKRAPHYLALQTKGKPPADFLPRLAEQKVFVSVRGSSIRVTPHVYNDGRDVDRFIGALEASF
- the thyA gene encoding thymidylate synthase translates to MKVYLDTVREVLETGTRKENRTGVDTISTFNINYEVDLAGGFPLLTTKAISWKNIVIENLWFLSGVPDIGLLRRHGCKFWDPWVDESDRVPSAYGNLWRHFPVHENGEATFNDQIAWVLKELKRHPMSRRLVVSAWAPGNAQTSALPPCHCLFVLNVQNDSGGTPRLNLHLTQRSCDVALGIPYNIAGYSLLLELFSHFVGLRPGLFGHTLIDAHIYTAKPDGSMSEYDHVPGLREQLTRAPRTLPRLRISPDLRSLDDIEALLSEDTETVLSAFELLGYEPHPAIPFKVAV
- a CDS encoding Rid family detoxifying hydrolase, with product MTRGIIAAVSPEGIIGVGGRIPWHYSADLRRFKRLTMGTTVVMGRLTWESLPRKPLAGRRNVVITSRDIEGVECFPTLAEAVDACEGDVWFIGGARIYDEAMCYADVIDLALVPDRIEAKDAVYFPDIDPAVWEAGPIESDPNDPRLKHRIYRKKRRDKVTESRRHEFVSAPELPKPVGPYSPAVRLGDLVFVSGQGGVDPVTGKLGDGVEAQTEQVFENIEAILKAAGSSLQNVVRCGVFLADITEFSRMNAVYERMMAGNRPARTTIQAAALPLGLLVEIDVIAYRSTGA
- the ggt gene encoding gamma-glutamyltransferase, which codes for MSRLTRSLTAVSATIFTLTFFTQFLLAGNAPERARHGMVISQNHLASQVGIDVLKAGGNAIDAAVATAFALAVTHPTAGNIGGGGFLVYRPAVGEPEAYDFREVAPAKASPTMWLDERGEYSYEQHHLSYLSVGVPGTVAGLHLAWKERGSLPWERLLEPSIRLARDGFPVTDALARSLERALERMRQYPASVAQFSKNGRPYELGDTLKQADLSETLIRISENGSAGFYEGKTAELIEKDMMANGGLITREDLKSYQAKRREPVRGTYRGYQIISMPPPSSGGIVLVEMLNILEGYDLRGEGFGAARNLHRMAEAMRRAYSDRARYLGDPDFNRSIPVERLTSKDYAAELRQTIRLDQASSSSPESFVWSSESPETTHFSIVDAERNAVAVTYTLEYGYGSGIVVAGAGFLLNNEMGDFNAGPGLTDANGLIGTEPNLAAPGKRMLSSMTPTIVAKDGELFMVTGSPGGRTIINTVLQTILNVVDHDMNAQEAVDAGRIHHQWLPDRLNYERYGFSPDTLRILNWLGHELRENDSQGVAQVIVVNREDGMLEGGLDRRAADGGAAIY
- a CDS encoding DUF2959 family protein, which translates into the protein MKDFVRKTGILWPVLALVAVVSLPQGVGAQIFGSDPEGLKMTDSLIKKAEDVIKEAVTARGEIEKTLGSYNALFEKTDSKEIRDSYKGIEKGIERSEKQREEVRKKVDEMKVEAEAYFASWSQSIEQITSENLRKRSEERMVETRKHFDGVLNAVEQARGEYEPFITSLKDQWTYLGHDLNPSGIASLKPDAEKLNERGTTLFKKIDDGMKKAGEYIDSLRSARTTTS